Below is a genomic region from Vicinamibacterales bacterium.
ACTATCAGTGAGGCTAGATTCTACAACTGGCTGGTAGAGGGTTAAACGCGGGTTTGTTTAATCGCTCGGCTAACTGGCAATCCGCACGTTCCCCCGTATTTGTGGAGTTCGGCTCTCATCCGTTCGCTTCCTGGACCGCACGGTAGGCGTGCGCAATCGCCGCATTGGTATCGGATGATGCGCCGGCATCTGAATTGGCGATCGTAATTCGGCCGAACGGCTTGCGACCCTGCACCCAGGGCTTATCTTCTTCGGAACCGTAGGCCGGCTCCCACAGAAGGTCAGGGCTGTACGAGTACCCGTGCGGCCATCGATTCACGGTGATGCCAGTAATGTCGCGCTCCGCATCGAACCCGGCGCCTCCCAGCGCCTGGTCGAGCTGGTCGCGAACGTGATACTCGAACATTGAGAATGGCGTCTCAAGTAAACGCCGTCTGCCTGCGCGCCACTGCTCCGGTCCCTGGATATCGCCGAAGTACGGCACATAGCACATGTGCAGCACCATCGGGTCATCGGGCGATGCGCCGAAGCTGTAGTTGCCGAGTGACACAGGATAGTCGAGTTCGACCTGCTTGAAAAAGTCGTTGGTGTAGAAGACGAAGCTGATGCCGAGTTCCGCAAACCAGTGCCAGTTCGGAATCATCACCTTCGTGTAGGTGAGTGGAATCTTGACGTTGTACGCCAGTCCCTGCCGCTGGGTCTCGGGTAGTTCCGGACATATATAGGGAATCGCACTGTTGTAGCAGGCCAGAATGCATTTCCTCGCCCGCACGGCGTGGACATCTCCCCCATGCACATACGTCACGTCGACAGCTCTCGAGTCCGCTGTGTGTTCGACGTTGACGACGGTGCTATTCAGACGGATGCCGAGATCTGCACCCTCCTGATCGAGCAAGGTGTAGTCAAGGTGAGCCGTTACGCTGTCCTCCATCGTGCTACCGGGCAGCGCTTCAGGAATCAGCTTTCGAACCAGCAACCTGGCAACAGAAGCGTTGCCGTCCGGGAAGTGAAAGATGTAGGGCTCACTGCCCCGGCCACCTTCTCGCTTCACTGTGTGCTCGAGGCCAGGCATGCCGCCACCGTCGGAGTATCCAAGGATGTAGATTGCCGGCACTTCGTCCATGCCGACGCACCAGTAACTCATGCCCCATCGTTGGTACATCTCCAGTACTTGCTCATCGACTCTCACGTAATCGCGCAGGTAAGTCCGGTAGCTGATCCTGCTGAGCAGGCCGACCTTTTCTTCGCGTGACATTCCCGGAAGGTAATCGACCTCGGCGCTAAACGCGCGAACGAGATCCGCCTTGGCCTTGTCACTCATTGGCGTTTCAGCCGCAAACTCCTCCCAGGGGCGACTACCGTAGCCGCGGACCAACTTGCGCTCACCGTAGGTTCCGCTGTCGTACGCGATGGCGTAGGACAGATTCAGTGAATTGTAGAGTTCTTGATTGTAGTAGTCGTAAAAGCGCTCGACGTCGATGCCAATATCTTTCAGCAACTCTTTGGAAACGTCCGCATACCCGGACGGCGTGTCGATGGATTCGGTACCGCCGTAGGCAATTCGAGTCTCGCTACCCACCTGGAATTCGTTGCGCTTGGCGTGGCCACCGAAATCGTCATGATTGTCGAGGACCAGGATGCTGGCCCTGGGATATTCCCTTCGGAAAAAATGTGCCGCCGAAAGACCACTGATGCCACCACCAACGACAACCAGATCGTATTCCCGCTCGGGAGCGCCCCTCGGCCAAGTCATGCCGGATACCCGCGCGTGCATGGTCTCCCATGAACCGTCGTGGCTGCCACGAAGGCCAGTCTTGGCAGGCGGGTAATAGTCGGTGCCTAGCTGAAAGTTCGATGCATCGGCGCCGAATACGTCCGTCCACGGATTCAAGAGCGACGCGCCGATTGCAACCTGGGTGCCGTTCAGGAAATCGCGTCGAGTAATTCTCCCTTTCATTGCCCCTCCACCCTGACTATACAGGAAAGAACTGGTCGACTAACTGGCAAGACTAACTTCGTCCTCTATGCGAATACACCACTAAACGTGTACTGGATTGATTATCATTGTAGCAACTGAAACAGACCCGGGAGAAACACGATGATAACTACTAAGCGGAACTTGATGACAGTTACTGCGGCTGTAACCGCATTGGTGTTCACCGGATTTTCGACCGGTGCACAGCAACAGAGTGACGAGCCGCCCGAGATGGGTTTCTTTCTCACTAGCGTCGGCCTCGGTGATGGCGGCAACTTGGGCGGCCTGGCAGGCGCTGACGCACATTGCCAGGCACTGGCCAACGCAGCAGGTGGCGGTGGGCGCACATGGCGGGCCTATTTGAGCACTCAGGGACCAGGCGCGGTCGATGCTCGTGACCGAATAGGGTCAGGACCCTGGGCAAATGCAGATGGCCTGGTTGTGGCCACCAGTGTAGAAAACTTGCACTACGACAACTCGAATTTCAACTGGGAACACACTCTGGATGAGAATGGGGCTCAAGTCGCCTCGCGCATAGACGGGGACCCCGACTTTACGGAACACGACGTTCTAACCGGCTCACAAATTGATGGCACTGCTTTTCCGGCGGGTGAAGACCAAACGTGTCACAACTGGACCAGCAATGACGAGGGCAGTGCAAGAGTAGGCCATGCCGACCGCTACTCTTTCACGACGCCAGGCTCTCCCTGGAATTCTTCCCACGGGACACCGGGTTGCACGCAAGAGAATCTCGTCAGCGTTGGAGGGGCAGGCTTGCTTTACTGTTTTGCCACCAACTGACCTAGGGGGCAGGGTTCAAGACATGAAGTCCATGCGCTTAGAACCGTGAAGGATTGTCAGGATGGCCAAAGCTGGCACGAACAACTTAGCATCCTCCTGTTCTTGAAGTGTTGGTCAGCATTCCATTTGGAGCAAGGCTGTATTTCCTATGAGTAACGAGGCGAACCAGGTCAGGCACGAACCCACATTGGGTCAGGCCCTGACACCAGTGGCCCTGTTGATCGGCTTACTCGCGTCGTCCGTGTACTTGTTCGGAGACAGTTCTTCTTCAGGTCCGAACCAGATCGCCCTCATTTTTGCCGCCGGCCTAACGATCATTATTGCCATCAGAAATGGTTACACCTGGAAAGAAATGGAACGAGGCATGGTGGGTGGAATCTCACTGGCCATGGGGGCGCTCCTGATTCTTCTCGCGGTTGGATCACTGATCGGCACATGGATTTTGGCTGGCATCGTGCCAACCATGATTTATTACGGGCTTCAGATTCTCTTCCCGACCATCTTCTATGGTGCAGCGGCCGTGATTTGTGGCCTGGTCGCACTGGCGACTGGTAGTTCATGGACAACCGCCAGCACGATTGGCATTGGCTTGATGGGGGTGGCTGTGACCCAAGACCTGAATCTCGGATTAGCAGCCGGCGCAATCATTTCAGGGGCTTACTTCGGGGACAAACTGTCGCCCTTATCGGATACGACAAATTTAGCTGCGGCGATGGCCGGTGCTGACTTGTTTACACACATCCGACATATGCTGTGGACAACGACACCGAGTTTCCTTATTGCCGTTGGGTTCTTTGTCATTGCTGGATTCGTGGGCGCACAGCCTGCACCAACGGACAACCTGGAGGTCGTCCTCCGTGATTTAGAGGCGCAATTTTCCATCGGCCTGCATCTTCTGCTCCCCGTTATTCTTGTCATCGTCCTGGTACTGAAGAAAATGCCGGCGTTTCCGGCAATTTTTCTGGGCGCATTAGTCGGCGGGCTTTTCGCAGCAGTGTTTCAACAGGCAACCGTCCTCACCTACGTGGGCGAAACAGATCTACCGAGGTCCGTGGCTCTGATCAAGGGTGTCTGGATTGCCATGTTCGATGGCTTCGTGCTGAATTCTGGGAATGCCACGCTCGATGAGTTGCTCAGTCGCGGGGGGATGTCCAGCATGTTCGGGACAATCTGGCTCATCATGACCGCGATGATGTTTGGCGGCGCCATGGAAGCAAGCAGAATGTTGCAGAGAATCGCAGACGGTATTTTGAGCTTCGTTCGCGGCACGGCCAGCCTCATTGCAGCCACCATCGTGACGTGCATCAGCACGAACGTTATCGCGTCCGACCAATATATTTCCATCGTGCTCCCGGGCCGAATTTTTCGGGCCGAATACCGGAATCGTAAACTGCACCCAAAAAATCTGTCACGAACGATTGAAGATTCCGGCACCCTGACATCACCACTGATCCCCTGGAATACCTGTGGGGCCTTTATGTCGCAAGCACTCGGCGTGGCCACGTTGACTTACCTGCCATTTTGTTTTTTTAATCTGATAAGCCCTCTAATAGCAGCCATTTACGGGTATGCAAACTTTACGATTGAAAAATTGGAGGCGTCCGACTCCGACGAACCTGAGGACATTGAACACGCCCTCGGACCGCGGTAGGCTCCAAACCGACTCAGCGCATTTCCCTGGATTTTCGGCGTTTATCTGGTAGTGGTAGGATTGTCCCTCGCGAATTCGCTAAATGCTGAAGCCGCCGGGCGATGGGGCCGAGAACACGGGCCACTGAACGCCTGGTCGATGGGAGAGAGACCATGTCATCGTCACGATACCTAATAACCACATTGCTAGTGAGCGGTGCGCTCGTAGTTGGTGGGTGCGCCACCGAGCCCGAGCCCACCGCCGAACCCGCTCCGCCACAGGGCAACATCATCACGGGTGAAGGCCTACCGAACCCGACCTCGACCGTAATCGAGAATTGGGGCGACCTGCCCGAAGGCCGCGAGTGGGGCTCGACCGCCGGCATCGACATCGACCCGTTCGACGGCCAGGTCTGGGCTTACGAGCGTTGCGGCGCCGGCAACTTCGGTGCCGGAGCGGCGGTCAACTGCGACTCCAATCCTGTTGACCCGATCTTTAAGTTTGACCGCACCACTGGGGAAGTCCTGGAGAACTTCGGTGGAGGCGTCATGGTCACGCCGCACGGCATTCACGTGGATGCCGAGGGAAACGTTTGGGTGACCGACTTTGCGGTGAACGAAGAGGGAACCAAAGGGCATCAGGTCCACAAGTTCAGCTCCTCGGGCGAGCTGCTGATGAGCCTCGGCACTGCGGGCCAGGCGGGGAGCGGCCCGAACCAGTTTAACCAGCCGAACGACGTGGCCATCGGACCGGACGGCAGCATCTATGTCGGGGACGGACACAACGGCCAGGGCATGACCACTGGACAGGCAATGGCCGCAGGACGTGAAGCGGGCTCCACCGGCCGCATCATGAAGTTTTCGGCCGACGGTACGTTCATTAAAGAGTGGGGACAGATCGGGACGCTACACGGCGAGTTCCGCACACCCCACGCGTTGGCGTTCGATTCTGCAGGACGCCTCTTCGTGGCCGACCGAGGGAACCATCGCATCGAGATCTTCGACCAGGACGGCAACTATCTCGACTCCCGTTACTCCTACGGGCGCATCAGCGGTATCTTCATCACCGGGGACAACATGCTGTATGCGATCGACTCCGAGTCGAGCGGGACGAGCCATCCAGCCTGGAGCAACGGTGTGCGCATCGGGCCCTTGAACGAGGACCGCATCACGGGCTTCATCCCGCCGTTTGATTCGGATTCACGGCCCTACCAGGGCGCAGCTGGCGAAGGCATCGCGGTCGACGCAGACGGCAATGTGTATGCTGCCGAAGGCCCGAACTCACTCAGCTGGGCTGGTGGAGCGTTCACCAAATACGCGGTCGGTCAATAAAGTACTCCGTGGGCGCTCCAGTCATACACGGCTGGAGCGTCCTACCCATGCTCGCTGGACTCGCCCTTATCGACGGCGTGGTAATCGCGGCACCGTAATAGGGCCCGCCGCTTCTACCTGAGACCAGATCCGACGACCCACCCTGTCGGCCTCGGCGATGATGCTGTCCTCATCCATCGTGAGGACCTCACGGTTGCGCATGACGAACTGGCCATCCACCATCACGGACTCGATGTCGGACGGTTGCCCGTTGTGAATCCACGCGGACACGATTCGCCCAGCTGGCACGAGGTGGGCGCGTTGTGTGTCCAGTATGATCAGGTCTGCCTTTTTCCCGACCTCGAGCGAGCCAAGGTGTGCTTCCTGACCGACGGCTCGCGCACTGCCTAGCGTGGCGTCGTCAAGCATGTCTTCCGGCTGCGGCCGTGTGCCGGGAAACGGGTCATCGCGTGAGATGCGTTCCGTCAGAAGGGCGACCTTCATGACCCCGAACATATCGTTGGTATTGTTGTCGGTGCCGTTCGCGATCGGACACCCCGCCTCTCGGAGTTTCGCAATCGGGGGAATAACCCCTCGGTTCGCGGCCATGTTGGCCTGATGCGAAATCACGGTACCGGTGCGCCCGAGCAAGGCGATGTCGGCATCGCTGACATAGCGGCAGTGCGCCGCAAACAGCCGAGGGCCGAGGAACTCATGTTGATCAAGAAACGCCGGCGGACGCATTCCGTGGTGTCGCACCATGAATTCGACCTCCGCGACGCTCTGCGAGAGGTGAATGGTGTATCCCAGGTCGTGTTGCTCCGCGAACGCGCGGATGGCACGCAGTAGTTCAGGCGAGGAGGTCTCAGCCAGGGCGGCTGCCGGAAACACACTGATGCGTCCCTGATTCGCGCCGTGCCACGTCGTGAACAGGTCGCTGATCCGCTGCAAACCTTCGTCCCTCCGTCGGGCTGAGAACCTGGGAGTGTCGCTGTTCGCGAGCCCACCCGGGGACATCGGCCCAGCCACATTCTCGCTGTCACGGACCGACTCCGCGAACACACAGCGCAGGCCTGTCTGCGCCAGTGCCGCGGCGGAGCGACTGATGTTTCCGGTGTATTCCACAATCGTGGTGGTCCCGGTCCGGATGGCTTCCAGAGCCGCAACGGTCACCATCAGCGTGGCCTCTTCCCCCTCGAGGAGACTGCCGGGCCGAACGGCCAGGCGTGCGGAATTCGGAAATCCGAAGTCTTCGTTGAACCCCCTAGCGAGGACAGCCCCCATATGGGCATGACAGTTGATGAGACCGGGGAGTAACGCCTTGCCCCGTCCGTCGTAGACATCGGCGTTGGGATGCGTTTCGAGCGCCTGGTCGGTGGGACCGATTGCCACGATGCGGTCATCTTCGACCACGAGTGCCACGTCATCTTGCACTCCATCGGGACCGATGACGGTGGTATGAGCGAAGACCACGGTCCTACTCGAGGTGGCCTGAGCTCGAAGGTCGCGTTGCCCGAGAAGGAATGCCGCGGCACCGGCACCGGCGAGCATTTGCCGACGGCTGAAGGTGCCCTCCTTCTGTGATGACTGCGAAGACGACTTAGAATTACCGGTCAACTTAGCCATGGTGCATTACCTCGCTTCGGCCGATGCTTGTCTCGGGCCGCACTCGAATCCGGTCAATAGGACACAAAATCAATCTTCCGCACATTTCCTTCGCTATCAACCGCATATCCATCAGGTGCCCCACCCTCCCAGGTTAGGTCAGGCAAGAGAGCGTGTAGCTCCCGCCGGTGGTCCTGAACTATTTCCTGGTTTGTGCGTTTGTAGGCCACGTTGTCCCATTCGTGTGGGTCAAGGTCGTGGTCGTAGAGTTCTTCCAGGTTGACATCGGGATAATAGATATAGCGGTAACGCTGGCTTCTCACGGCGTGCCCCACCACCGGTTCCTCGGTCCACGTGAACTGATAACTGGTCACCACTGGTGGAGTCGTCGCGTTGGGTTCTGTGAGTTGAGGAACCAGGCTTCTTCCATCCAGGTGTGCAGGCCGTTCATAGCCAGCCAGGTCAACCAGTGTGGGATAGAGGTCCATTAAGCTCACCGGTTGACCGCTGGTCGTGCCGGCCTGGGTCACTCCGGGCACGGACATCAGCAACGGTACGCGAGTGGACCGTTCCCAGAGGGTGAATTTCTCGATGTTTTCCTTTTCCCCCATATGCATGCCGTGGTCAGACCACACCATCAGGATGGTATTTTCGGCGTAGGCCGAATTCTCCAACGCCTCCAACAGTCGGCCGAGCATGGCGTCGGCAAACGTGATCGACGCAGCATAGGACTGGACCACCTTCTCCCATTGCTGGTTCTCCACCACCCACTGATGGATCCACCGACGCCCATGGTCGAAAGCGTCCTCAAGGTCATCTGCCTTGACCTCAGGGAGGACGATGTCTTCCAAGGGATACAAGTCAAAATATTTCTGAGGTACCTCCCAGGGGTCGTGCGGTTTCCACGTCCCCACCCCGAGAAAAAATGGCCTGTCGTGTTCCTGGCTGAGCTGGTAACGAGCCCAGTCCATAACATGATAGTCAGCCATTTTTTCGTCTTGGACCGTCACTGGACCCCACGTCCACCAGCCGCCCTCGCCACCGGGTCGGGTCGAGTTGTCGACCTCGGGAGGGTAAATCACGTCGTTGGACGCCCGAATCTGGTAGGGGTGGGAGATGTAGGAACTTGGGTAATAGAAGTCCCAGTTGTCCGGTTCGACCTGGCTCGTGGGTGCCCATGGTGGGGCCTGGCTGTGATAGAGCTTTCCGGCGCCCAGGGTCTTGTAGCCACGATTCTTGAAAAACTGTTCAAGGGTCTCCACCTGCTCCAGCCCCTCAAAGCCTCGCCACTCGGGGCCATCTCCCCAGAACACATTCTCCGCTCCTGACCGAGCGTGATGGACGCCGCTGAGGATGGCGGTTCGGGTAGGCGCGCAGGCCGGAGCCGGGGTGTGCGCGTTGGTGAACACCATGGAAGAGGCTGCCAGGCGGTCCAGGTTCGGGGTGTGAACCTTCATGCCTGGATGACCGTTCATAAACCCGACCCAGTCATTCAAATCGTCCGCCGCGATGAACAAAATGTTGGGCTTCGAGTTCCTACTTGGGACTTGCGTGGTTCCACAGTTAGTGCCTACAAGAACCAGTGCCACTAGCACGATAAGTTTGAGCATAGGCAGCATTCCTAGTGTGTGTTTATCCATGACCCGACGCTCCCTTAATTGTGCCCGACAATCGTCGTCCCTGAATCCATCGGGTTAACCGGTCTGCCACAGCTTCCAGCCGATCTTCTGATACTCCTCGGACAGCACATTCCCAGACTGTCATTGTTCTCCAGCCACGCGCCCGCAACTCTTTAAGTGTCCTGGCATCGACAGACCGATTGCGATCAATCTTCTTGCGCCAGAACACCCTGTTGGATTTTGGCCACCTGAACAGATGACAGCCATGTCCGTGCCAGAAACACCCATGCACGAACACGACCGCCTTGTAACGCCGAAACGTGAGGTCAGGCTTGCCAGGCAATGCCGGTGAATTACACGTTCCTGGGTGCAAAAATCGAAGAAGTCGAGCGGCTCTTCTGCTCGCCTCGTGGTGTCGTCGTAGAGTTCACGCCACTGGTTCAGGAACGGTGACCAGAATGTCCGGCTCCACCGACCCGTCCTGATTAGCGGTGCTTCCAACGCTTCTTGTTCAACACGGGAAAGATGCCCGGCAGTCAATACTCCTGCCCTGCCTACGGCGGTTATGGCTTTCCGCATTCTGCGGAGCTGCCACTGTCGTGATGATAGAGGTATGACAAGGAGGCATAACAAACCGATAAAGACACTCGCAATCAGCCGAAGAAACCAGATGCGGACATCTATGGAAAGTGTCGCATTCTGCTTAACGGAGTCTGAAACATCGTCAGGCACGGTCACCTTGACGCTTACCTCGTCATAGAACCGTGCCTTGATCCTGCCAAGCCAATCCCGGGGGGGCGGGACGAGTGCGAAGGTGACAGTGTAGGTGCCGGGGAGTAGGTCGTTAGTCACGTAGCGACCCTCACTATCTGTAATCTTAGGAGGGTCAACCACGACACTACCGTCTTCGCTCCTTACGGAAACGGAGACGTTCTGTAGCTCAGCTCCACTTTCTGTGAACCAGGTAACCACGCCCTCAAGCGGGGCTTGGGCAAACGCGGCTGCCGGCAACATCAGTAAAGACAGCGCGACAAAAAGCGACTTCGACAGTTGCATCGCGTTAGAACAATCGAGCTTATGCCAGCGGGCTTACGTCTGGGAGACTGAGAAAACCGTTCCCTGGGAAGAGAGACAACCGGTAGCAGTTCCAAGCCTTAACGGAACCTCAAACCCAACCGAAAGTCTCGCTCCACCGGTCAGCATACCGCGAGATGGACAAGGCAGGGGAACAGGAATGTAGGTATCGAGGAAATGGTGCGAGTTTCCCAGATTTGCACAGAGAATGCCACCGTCAAGAAAACTCTGACCTATAAGATGTTGCGAACCGCCGCACACGAATGCCAAAGGGCAGGTCCACATGGACACAGTCGTTCTTTTGAGCAGTTCATCTTTCGAACCGTCCCCCCGACTCCCTCAAAAGCGGCTTGATGAACATCAAGTAACCCAGAATGCCAAACACCATAGCAGGAGCGACCTCATAGATGATTGCGCCCCAACCAAGCGCTCTCCAGCCCAACGCAATCGCCGTGCAACTGGTCATGACCAGCAGAGCCTTGGTCTCCGTGAGTTTCTCACCGAGGGCATAAAGAATGATCAGCGGAGCGAAGGCCGCAGCCAGTACAGACCACGCATACAGCACGAGCACAAAGACACTGTCTATCCCGAACAGTGAAATGGCCAGTGCAACCATGGTGACGACTGCCGTCGCGAACCTCCTGAACCACACAGAACCCCCTCTCTGACCGGCGATGTCTTCCGTCAGGGCCGCACTGCACCCGAGAATCTGGGAGTCAGCAGTCGACATCGAAGCCGCAACAATTCCGGCCAGCACCAGGCCGACAAGAATCTCCGGCAGCAGCGCTGTGGTCATCATCGGCAGCGCCAGCTCAGGGTCGAATGCCGAGGTGTCAGGAAAGATTAACCTGGCGCTCAGGCCGACCGAGAACGTCAGGACGCAAAACGCGAAGTAGGCACTGTAGTAATACGTCCGCGCTTTTCTCATGTGCCCCGGGTCATCAAGGGCCATGAACCGGATCATGACGTGAGGTTGCGCGATGATTCCCACTCCCCCGGCGACATAGCCCAGAATGAAAAGCGCGATGGTCAGGACACCGTTACCTACAGTGGCAGGGAACAGATTGAGATAGGTTGGTGACACATTCCCGAGACGAGCAAAAAACGCCTCGACTCCACCAATCTCCTGGACCCCGACGACAAGCATCATGGCCATGGCGAGAAACATCACCACCACCTGGGCGGCATCCGTCCAGATGGATGCACGGATTCCCCCGGTGAGGCAGTAAAGCAGGACAAGCACGCTGCCGAGAATCGCCCCGATGCTGTAGTCCCAGCCGAAAACCACATACAGCGCCTTGCTGCTCGCGTTGAACTGAGCCGCGGCATAAGCTCCCAGAAAGAGCACGGTGATGATGCCCGCCAGAAGGCGGACCTTCCTGAAATCATCTCCCCCCC
It encodes:
- a CDS encoding NAD(P)-binding protein produces the protein MKGRITRRDFLNGTQVAIGASLLNPWTDVFGADASNFQLGTDYYPPAKTGLRGSHDGSWETMHARVSGMTWPRGAPEREYDLVVVGGGISGLSAAHFFRREYPRASILVLDNHDDFGGHAKRNEFQVGSETRIAYGGTESIDTPSGYADVSKELLKDIGIDVERFYDYYNQELYNSLNLSYAIAYDSGTYGERKLVRGYGSRPWEEFAAETPMSDKAKADLVRAFSAEVDYLPGMSREEKVGLLSRISYRTYLRDYVRVDEQVLEMYQRWGMSYWCVGMDEVPAIYILGYSDGGGMPGLEHTVKREGGRGSEPYIFHFPDGNASVARLLVRKLIPEALPGSTMEDSVTAHLDYTLLDQEGADLGIRLNSTVVNVEHTADSRAVDVTYVHGGDVHAVRARKCILACYNSAIPYICPELPETQRQGLAYNVKIPLTYTKVMIPNWHWFAELGISFVFYTNDFFKQVELDYPVSLGNYSFGASPDDPMVLHMCYVPYFGDIQGPEQWRAGRRRLLETPFSMFEYHVRDQLDQALGGAGFDAERDITGITVNRWPHGYSYSPDLLWEPAYGSEEDKPWVQGRKPFGRITIANSDAGASSDTNAAIAHAYRAVQEANG
- the nhaC gene encoding Na+/H+ antiporter NhaC, whose product is MSNEANQVRHEPTLGQALTPVALLIGLLASSVYLFGDSSSSGPNQIALIFAAGLTIIIAIRNGYTWKEMERGMVGGISLAMGALLILLAVGSLIGTWILAGIVPTMIYYGLQILFPTIFYGAAAVICGLVALATGSSWTTASTIGIGLMGVAVTQDLNLGLAAGAIISGAYFGDKLSPLSDTTNLAAAMAGADLFTHIRHMLWTTTPSFLIAVGFFVIAGFVGAQPAPTDNLEVVLRDLEAQFSIGLHLLLPVILVIVLVLKKMPAFPAIFLGALVGGLFAAVFQQATVLTYVGETDLPRSVALIKGVWIAMFDGFVLNSGNATLDELLSRGGMSSMFGTIWLIMTAMMFGGAMEASRMLQRIADGILSFVRGTASLIAATIVTCISTNVIASDQYISIVLPGRIFRAEYRNRKLHPKNLSRTIEDSGTLTSPLIPWNTCGAFMSQALGVATLTYLPFCFFNLISPLIAAIYGYANFTIEKLEASDSDEPEDIEHALGPR
- a CDS encoding peptidyl-alpha-hydroxyglycine alpha-amidating lyase family protein, which gives rise to MSSSRYLITTLLVSGALVVGGCATEPEPTAEPAPPQGNIITGEGLPNPTSTVIENWGDLPEGREWGSTAGIDIDPFDGQVWAYERCGAGNFGAGAAVNCDSNPVDPIFKFDRTTGEVLENFGGGVMVTPHGIHVDAEGNVWVTDFAVNEEGTKGHQVHKFSSSGELLMSLGTAGQAGSGPNQFNQPNDVAIGPDGSIYVGDGHNGQGMTTGQAMAAGREAGSTGRIMKFSADGTFIKEWGQIGTLHGEFRTPHALAFDSAGRLFVADRGNHRIEIFDQDGNYLDSRYSYGRISGIFITGDNMLYAIDSESSGTSHPAWSNGVRIGPLNEDRITGFIPPFDSDSRPYQGAAGEGIAVDADGNVYAAEGPNSLSWAGGAFTKYAVGQ
- a CDS encoding amidohydrolase family protein; this encodes MAKLTGNSKSSSQSSQKEGTFSRRQMLAGAGAAAFLLGQRDLRAQATSSRTVVFAHTTVIGPDGVQDDVALVVEDDRIVAIGPTDQALETHPNADVYDGRGKALLPGLINCHAHMGAVLARGFNEDFGFPNSARLAVRPGSLLEGEEATLMVTVAALEAIRTGTTTIVEYTGNISRSAAALAQTGLRCVFAESVRDSENVAGPMSPGGLANSDTPRFSARRRDEGLQRISDLFTTWHGANQGRISVFPAAALAETSSPELLRAIRAFAEQHDLGYTIHLSQSVAEVEFMVRHHGMRPPAFLDQHEFLGPRLFAAHCRYVSDADIALLGRTGTVISHQANMAANRGVIPPIAKLREAGCPIANGTDNNTNDMFGVMKVALLTERISRDDPFPGTRPQPEDMLDDATLGSARAVGQEAHLGSLEVGKKADLIILDTQRAHLVPAGRIVSAWIHNGQPSDIESVMVDGQFVMRNREVLTMDEDSIIAEADRVGRRIWSQVEAAGPITVPRLPRRR
- a CDS encoding sulfatase translates to MLKLIVLVALVLVGTNCGTTQVPSRNSKPNILFIAADDLNDWVGFMNGHPGMKVHTPNLDRLAASSMVFTNAHTPAPACAPTRTAILSGVHHARSGAENVFWGDGPEWRGFEGLEQVETLEQFFKNRGYKTLGAGKLYHSQAPPWAPTSQVEPDNWDFYYPSSYISHPYQIRASNDVIYPPEVDNSTRPGGEGGWWTWGPVTVQDEKMADYHVMDWARYQLSQEHDRPFFLGVGTWKPHDPWEVPQKYFDLYPLEDIVLPEVKADDLEDAFDHGRRWIHQWVVENQQWEKVVQSYAASITFADAMLGRLLEALENSAYAENTILMVWSDHGMHMGEKENIEKFTLWERSTRVPLLMSVPGVTQAGTTSGQPVSLMDLYPTLVDLAGYERPAHLDGRSLVPQLTEPNATTPPVVTSYQFTWTEEPVVGHAVRSQRYRYIYYPDVNLEELYDHDLDPHEWDNVAYKRTNQEIVQDHRRELHALLPDLTWEGGAPDGYAVDSEGNVRKIDFVSY
- a CDS encoding carboxypeptidase-like regulatory domain-containing protein — protein: MQLSKSLFVALSLLMLPAAAFAQAPLEGVVTWFTESGAELQNVSVSVRSEDGSVVVDPPKITDSEGRYVTNDLLPGTYTVTFALVPPPRDWLGRIKARFYDEVSVKVTVPDDVSDSVKQNATLSIDVRIWFLRLIASVFIGLLCLLVIPLSSRQWQLRRMRKAITAVGRAGVLTAGHLSRVEQEALEAPLIRTGRWSRTFWSPFLNQWRELYDDTTRRAEEPLDFFDFCTQERVIHRHCLASLTSRFGVTRRSCSCMGVSGTDMAVICSGGQNPTGCSGARRLIAIGLSMPGHLKSCGRVAGEQ
- a CDS encoding sodium/proline symporter, which encodes MIITSFVIFLAMFVAIGVASTLRSDRSSVDYLVASRSVSPWLVGLSAMATNNSGYMFIGAIGYTYASGLESLWVMFAWMAGDFLASFFIHAKMRAVSQQRSNLSFGSLVATWGGDDFRKVRLLAGIITVLFLGAYAAAQFNASSKALYVVFGWDYSIGAILGSVLVLLYCLTGGIRASIWTDAAQVVVMFLAMAMMLVVGVQEIGGVEAFFARLGNVSPTYLNLFPATVGNGVLTIALFILGYVAGGVGIIAQPHVMIRFMALDDPGHMRKARTYYYSAYFAFCVLTFSVGLSARLIFPDTSAFDPELALPMMTTALLPEILVGLVLAGIVAASMSTADSQILGCSAALTEDIAGQRGGSVWFRRFATAVVTMVALAISLFGIDSVFVLVLYAWSVLAAAFAPLIILYALGEKLTETKALLVMTSCTAIALGWRALGWGAIIYEVAPAMVFGILGYLMFIKPLLRESGGRFER